Proteins found in one Seonamhaeicola sp. S2-3 genomic segment:
- a CDS encoding 4Fe-4S dicluster domain-containing protein, whose product MAIIITDECINCGACEPECPNTAIYEGADDWRYKDGTSLEGTVVLTNGAEVDADEAQEPISDEFYYIVPDKCTECKGFHDEPQCAAVCPVDCCVPDEDHEETEEELLAKQRFMHPED is encoded by the coding sequence ATGGCAATTATAATAACAGACGAATGTATAAATTGTGGAGCTTGTGAACCTGAATGTCCAAACACTGCAATTTACGAAGGCGCCGATGATTGGCGCTATAAAGATGGTACTAGTTTAGAAGGTACCGTAGTGTTAACTAATGGTGCAGAAGTTGATGCAGACGAAGCTCAAGAGCCAATAAGTGATGAGTTTTACTACATTGTTCCGGATAAATGTACAGAATGTAAAGGTTTTCATGATGAGCCACAGTGTGCTGCGGTTTGTCCGGTAGATTGTTGTGTGCCAGATGAAGACCATGAAGAAACCGAGGAAGAATTATTGGCAAAACAACGTTTTATGCACCCTGAAGATTAG
- a CDS encoding acyl-CoA reductase: MHLQERINAFIKLGDFLGQFSNKVITKQNNVELNDLFFDGFKHQLRLAEEHNGWFTTENIAFALNNWSNALTQANLTKWLSKYNFNEISPKKVAIIMAGNIPLVGFHDFLSVLISGHHVLVKQSSNDKQLLPYLAKYLEYVEPNFKGRISFTEEKIENFDAVIATGSNNTARYFEYYFKDKPSIIRNNRNSVAVLTGNETEDDLKNLSEDIFRYYGLGCRNVSKLFVPKNYNFDSFFKAIYHWHPIIEETKYANNYDYNKAVYLMSEFDMLENGFLMIKEDKSYASPIATVFYEFYDNANKLKEKLKFDEQHIQCIASNGFTENEIAFGQTQKPQLWDYADSVDSVEFLLSI, translated from the coding sequence ATGCATTTACAAGAAAGAATTAATGCTTTTATAAAATTAGGAGATTTTTTAGGACAATTTTCTAACAAAGTTATTACTAAACAAAATAATGTTGAATTAAATGATTTATTCTTTGATGGTTTTAAACACCAACTAAGATTAGCCGAAGAACACAACGGTTGGTTTACCACAGAAAACATTGCTTTTGCCTTAAACAACTGGAGTAATGCTTTAACACAAGCAAACCTTACTAAGTGGCTTTCTAAGTATAATTTTAATGAAATATCGCCTAAAAAAGTGGCTATTATTATGGCCGGAAATATTCCGTTAGTTGGGTTTCATGACTTTCTTTCTGTTTTAATTTCCGGACATCATGTTTTGGTTAAACAATCTTCCAATGACAAACAACTACTTCCTTATTTAGCAAAATATTTAGAGTATGTTGAACCAAATTTTAAAGGCCGTATTTCTTTTACAGAAGAAAAGATAGAAAACTTTGATGCCGTAATTGCTACTGGAAGTAATAATACGGCTCGCTATTTTGAGTATTATTTTAAAGACAAACCTTCTATTATTAGAAACAACAGAAACTCGGTAGCTGTATTAACAGGTAACGAAACGGAAGATGATTTAAAAAATCTATCTGAAGACATTTTTAGATACTACGGGCTTGGATGTAGAAACGTTTCTAAACTATTTGTACCTAAAAATTATAATTTTGATAGCTTCTTTAAAGCTATTTACCATTGGCACCCAATTATTGAAGAGACCAAATACGCTAATAATTATGATTATAATAAAGCGGTTTATTTAATGAGTGAGTTTGATATGTTAGAAAACGGTTTCCTTATGATTAAAGAAGATAAAAGCTACGCATCACCTATTGCTACAGTGTTTTATGAGTTTTATGATAATGCAAACAAACTCAAAGAAAAACTAAAATTTGATGAACAACACATTCAATGTATTGCTTCTAATGGATTTACCGAAAATGAAATTGCATTTGGGCAAACACAAAAACCTCAACTTTGGGATTATGCAGATAGTGTCGATTCTGTTGAATTTTTATTATCAATTTAG
- the serC gene encoding 3-phosphoserine/phosphohydroxythreonine transaminase: MKKHNFSAGPSILPPEVLLKASQGVVDLDNSGLSVLEISHRSKAFVDIMENARALALELLGLEGKGYKALFLQGGASTQFLMVALNLLEKRAGYLNSGSWAAKAIKEAKIYDDIYEVASSKDANYNYIPKGYEIPEDYDYFHCTSNNTIYGTQMKEFPNSPIPMVCDMSSDIFSRTLDFTQFDIIYAGAQKNMGPAGTTLVVIKEDCLGKVSRKIPSMMDYKTHISKGSMFNTPPVFAVYTSMLNLEWLKNQGGIAAIEKENEKKARLMYSEIDLNPLFKGFATKEDRSLMNATFTLENENLKETFDTMLKEAGVVGLNGHRSVGGYRASMYNALTLDSVKVVVEVMSELERKA; this comes from the coding sequence ATGAAAAAACATAACTTTAGTGCAGGACCAAGTATTTTACCACCAGAAGTCTTATTAAAAGCCTCTCAAGGCGTTGTAGATTTAGACAATAGTGGATTATCTGTCCTAGAAATTTCACACAGAAGTAAAGCTTTTGTAGATATTATGGAGAATGCCAGAGCCCTAGCTCTAGAATTGCTTGGGTTAGAAGGTAAAGGTTACAAAGCATTATTTTTACAAGGAGGAGCTAGCACACAGTTTTTAATGGTTGCGCTTAATCTTTTAGAAAAAAGAGCGGGTTATTTAAATTCTGGTTCTTGGGCTGCAAAAGCTATTAAAGAAGCTAAAATTTATGATGATATTTATGAAGTAGCTTCTTCCAAAGATGCTAACTATAATTATATTCCTAAAGGCTATGAAATCCCTGAAGATTATGATTATTTCCACTGTACATCAAACAACACTATCTATGGAACTCAAATGAAAGAATTTCCTAACTCTCCAATCCCAATGGTTTGTGATATGAGTAGTGATATTTTTTCAAGAACTTTAGATTTTACTCAATTTGATATTATATACGCTGGAGCACAAAAAAACATGGGGCCAGCAGGCACAACTCTAGTAGTTATTAAAGAAGATTGTTTAGGTAAAGTATCTCGTAAAATTCCATCAATGATGGATTATAAAACGCATATTAGTAAAGGAAGTATGTTTAATACTCCTCCTGTATTTGCTGTTTACACTTCAATGCTTAATTTAGAGTGGTTAAAAAACCAAGGAGGCATTGCTGCTATAGAAAAAGAAAACGAAAAAAAGGCGCGTTTAATGTATTCTGAAATAGATTTAAACCCATTATTTAAAGGGTTTGCTACAAAAGAAGATCGCTCTTTAATGAACGCAACCTTTACTTTAGAAAATGAAAACCTTAAAGAAACATTTGATACCATGCTTAAAGAAGCAGGAGTTGTTGGTTTAAATGGCCATAGAAGTGTTGGGGGGTATAGAGCCTCAATGTACAATGCCTTAACACTAGATAGTGTTAAAGTAGTTGTAGAGGTAATGAGTGAATTAGAAAGAAAAGCTTAA
- a CDS encoding D-2-hydroxyacid dehydrogenase, translating to MKVLANDGISQSGIDALEKAGYQVSTTTVAQEQLINYINENDITVLLVRSATTVRKDLIDACPNLKIIGRGGVGMDNIDVEYAREQGKHVINTPAASSHSVAELVFGHLYGLARFLHNANREMPLEGDSNFKGLKKAYAKGIELKGKTLGVLGFGRIGQATAKVALGAGMKVIAFDPFIDKVNLELDFFDGQKVNFDIETISKEDVLKQADFITLHVPAQKDYVIDEAEFNMMKDGVILVNAARGGVVNEVALVKAIESGKVARAALDVFEKEPKPEIQLLMNPALSLTPHTGAATNEAQDRIGTELASQIISILG from the coding sequence ATGAAAGTATTAGCAAACGACGGTATTTCACAAAGCGGAATTGATGCCTTAGAAAAAGCAGGATATCAAGTAAGTACCACAACCGTAGCACAAGAACAATTAATAAACTACATAAACGAGAACGACATTACTGTACTATTAGTACGTAGTGCAACAACAGTTCGTAAAGATTTAATTGATGCTTGTCCAAACTTAAAAATCATTGGTCGTGGTGGTGTTGGTATGGATAATATTGATGTAGAATATGCAAGAGAACAAGGTAAACATGTTATAAATACACCAGCGGCCTCATCTCACTCTGTAGCAGAATTAGTGTTCGGACACCTATATGGTTTAGCTCGTTTTTTACATAATGCTAACCGCGAAATGCCTTTAGAAGGAGATAGCAACTTTAAAGGATTAAAGAAAGCATATGCTAAAGGAATTGAGTTAAAAGGAAAAACTTTAGGTGTTTTAGGTTTTGGTCGTATTGGTCAAGCTACAGCAAAAGTTGCTTTAGGCGCAGGTATGAAAGTAATTGCTTTTGATCCGTTTATCGATAAAGTTAATCTTGAATTAGATTTCTTTGATGGCCAAAAAGTAAATTTTGATATTGAAACTATTTCTAAAGAAGACGTTTTAAAACAAGCCGATTTTATTACATTACATGTACCTGCACAAAAAGATTACGTTATTGATGAAGCAGAATTTAACATGATGAAAGACGGCGTTATTTTAGTTAATGCTGCGCGTGGTGGTGTTGTAAATGAAGTTGCATTAGTTAAAGCTATTGAAAGCGGAAAAGTAGCTAGAGCCGCTTTAGATGTTTTTGAAAAAGAGCCAAAACCAGAAATTCAATTACTTATGAATCCTGCTCTATCTCTAACGCCTCATACTGGTGCTGCAACCAATGAAGCTCAAGATAGAATTGGAACGGAATTAGCTTCTCAAATTATTAGTATCCTTGGTTAA
- a CDS encoding DUF937 domain-containing protein, which translates to MSGILDLLNSDLGKTIVSGVAGQTNQPQNKTQDVLTMALPVLMQAMKRNASTPEGAQGLMNALSNKHDGSILDNLGGLFSGGVDNDVLDDGSKILGHVLGNKEQNVTNALGAKSGMDAGSVAQILKVAAPILMGVLGKQSKQQNISNPGGIESLLGGLLKGNSPQQEQSFLESILDADGDGSVVDDVAGMVLGGDKKKSGLGGLLGGLFGGK; encoded by the coding sequence ATGTCTGGAATTTTAGATTTATTAAACAGTGACCTAGGGAAAACCATTGTTAGTGGTGTTGCGGGTCAAACCAATCAACCTCAAAACAAAACACAAGACGTCTTAACAATGGCTTTACCTGTGTTAATGCAAGCCATGAAACGTAATGCTTCAACTCCTGAAGGAGCTCAAGGCTTAATGAATGCTTTAAGCAACAAACATGACGGTAGTATATTAGATAACTTAGGCGGTCTTTTTAGTGGTGGCGTTGATAATGATGTACTTGATGATGGTAGTAAAATTCTAGGGCATGTATTAGGTAATAAAGAACAAAATGTTACAAATGCACTGGGCGCTAAATCTGGAATGGACGCTGGCTCTGTAGCTCAAATACTAAAAGTAGCAGCCCCAATATTAATGGGTGTTTTGGGGAAACAATCAAAACAACAAAACATTAGTAATCCAGGTGGAATAGAAAGTTTGCTTGGTGGTTTGTTAAAAGGAAATTCACCGCAACAAGAACAAAGCTTTTTAGAATCTATTTTAGATGCCGATGGTGATGGCAGTGTTGTTGATGATGTTGCTGGTATGGTTTTAGGAGGAGATAAAAAGAAAAGTGGACTTGGTGGTTTATTAGGAGGGCTTTTTGGCGGAAAGTAA
- a CDS encoding DUF6146 family protein encodes MRNLIYITITCLFLAFGCNTSKQPVSKNNEQKENTAVSDTVKIANEALEYEIIIIDPGYASWLVSRAKPEGFYSQQFLETRNNIYVIEWNQRVLQPNKFNPNLYELRIDYDPNIDYGYEVNYKLYNYFIYFQMKYNQRLGPFVPRI; translated from the coding sequence ATGAGAAATTTAATTTACATAACAATAACCTGTTTATTCCTTGCTTTTGGCTGTAATACTTCAAAACAGCCCGTTTCAAAAAATAATGAACAAAAAGAAAATACTGCAGTTAGTGATACTGTTAAAATAGCTAATGAAGCATTAGAATACGAAATTATTATAATAGACCCTGGTTATGCCTCTTGGTTGGTGTCTAGAGCTAAACCAGAAGGTTTCTACTCGCAACAATTTTTAGAAACAAGAAATAACATTTACGTTATTGAATGGAACCAAAGAGTATTACAACCTAACAAGTTTAACCCTAACCTATATGAATTAAGAATTGATTATGACCCTAATATTGATTATGGATACGAAGTAAATTATAAACTATACAATTACTTCATATATTTTCAAATGAAATACAATCAAAGACTAGGACCGTTTGTTCCTAGAATTTAA
- a CDS encoding DUF6787 family protein has translation MKKLKERWEIYKNYQLIFPFLGIIGLAYSSFRLSLVFLKEQHIALIIALSAILFFLLLKLVLYIFKQLESKWNVSYRWELISIFLVFAITGSSSVYIGKPIIKFIGITKDNLPSFAYWTLYIFIGFIFYQILLVAIGWLFGQYGFFWNFEKKMLARLGLKRFIE, from the coding sequence GTGAAAAAATTAAAAGAGCGTTGGGAGATATATAAAAATTACCAACTAATTTTTCCTTTTCTAGGAATAATTGGTTTAGCGTATTCTTCATTCAGGTTATCTTTAGTGTTCTTAAAAGAACAACATATTGCTCTTATCATTGCTCTAAGTGCTATCTTATTTTTTTTGCTACTCAAACTTGTTTTATACATTTTTAAACAACTAGAAAGCAAATGGAATGTTTCATACCGCTGGGAGCTCATTAGTATTTTTCTTGTATTTGCAATTACTGGATCATCATCTGTTTATATAGGAAAACCTATTATTAAATTTATTGGCATTACTAAAGACAACCTGCCTAGTTTTGCTTATTGGACTTTATATATTTTTATTGGGTTTATTTTCTATCAAATATTATTGGTAGCAATAGGCTGGCTTTTTGGGCAATACGGTTTCTTTTGGAATTTTGAAAAAAAAATGTTAGCTAGACTTGGGTTAAAACGCTTTATAGAATAA
- a CDS encoding TonB-dependent receptor has translation MKHYLLIVVLCFLNITHAQDCTYTFLGEIKDFHDGTPLAGATIHIETLNSYTTADINGKFSVKNLCNGTLVLVISHVGCETKRVEIDINGNTYKEINMEHHLEELNEVVVAANTKLDNTAIQQTVSKTQIETYTDKSLGDALNTISGVSSLNTGNSIVKPMIHGLHSSRLLIVNNNVRLFDQEWGDEHAPNIDINTSNSLEVIKGANTLKYGSDAIGGLILIKPKKYAAIDSLFGSSMVSFNTNGLGGNVNSEIIKTYKSGYYAKLQASYKQFGDFKAPHYYLTNTGLRNLNASMSIGYNSFEKGFNAYYSIVNNEFAILKSSHIGNVNDLVTAINNKEPRVVEDFSYNISYPKQSILHHLGKIEAYKRFKKLGKLSLQYDFQINRRKEYDLRRGDLADTPVIDLRLFTTSLQPNLQIDVFDNLEINTGFLLRFQQNDAISGTGVSPLIPDFEKYDAGIYATANYNLNLFSEISAGLRYDFSRIEATKWYNTTDWEDTYNYDELFPEFESGTTDNSETLTYPEFSFHNFSANLGYNRHFSNDFELFFNYGLASRMPNPSELFSDGLHHSAARIETGKLTIGKEIANKFMLSLERNNQKFGFTISPYFNYINDYVQLIPVGITTTVRGAFPVWEYNQVNAIIFGVDIDIDKKINNTLNYQGSISLLQGDNLTNDIPLIHMPSTNFTNSISYYNKDLNQLSISLNHKTVLQQNRYPDYNFNTYDATINDYVYVDISSPPSAYSLFGFNSTASFKAFKKGTLKLEFNIENIFNTSYREYLNRLRYFADELGRNFNLKIKINY, from the coding sequence ATGAAACATTATTTATTGATTGTGGTGTTATGTTTTTTAAACATTACCCATGCTCAAGACTGCACATATACTTTTTTAGGTGAAATTAAGGATTTTCATGATGGCACACCTTTAGCAGGTGCAACCATTCATATAGAAACACTTAACTCTTATACAACTGCAGATATTAACGGAAAATTCTCTGTTAAAAACTTGTGCAATGGCACTTTAGTATTGGTTATTTCTCATGTTGGTTGCGAAACAAAACGTGTGGAAATAGATATTAACGGCAATACCTACAAAGAAATAAATATGGAACATCATTTAGAAGAATTAAATGAAGTTGTAGTTGCTGCCAACACAAAGTTAGATAACACCGCTATTCAGCAAACTGTTTCTAAAACACAAATTGAAACCTATACCGATAAATCTTTAGGAGATGCATTAAATACTATTAGTGGTGTATCATCATTAAACACGGGGAACTCTATTGTTAAACCTATGATTCATGGATTACATAGCAGTAGGCTTTTAATAGTTAATAATAATGTACGCTTGTTTGACCAAGAATGGGGAGACGAACATGCACCTAATATTGATATTAATACTAGTAATTCATTAGAAGTTATTAAAGGAGCTAATACCCTTAAATATGGTAGTGATGCTATTGGAGGTTTAATACTTATTAAACCTAAAAAATATGCTGCTATAGATAGTTTATTTGGTAGTTCTATGGTGTCATTTAACACAAATGGCTTGGGCGGTAATGTAAATTCTGAAATTATTAAAACCTACAAATCTGGTTATTATGCAAAACTGCAAGCTAGTTATAAACAGTTTGGAGATTTTAAAGCTCCTCACTATTACTTAACCAATACTGGACTTAGAAATCTTAATGCCTCAATGAGCATAGGATATAACAGTTTTGAAAAAGGTTTTAATGCCTATTACAGTATTGTAAATAATGAATTTGCCATTCTAAAATCATCTCATATTGGTAATGTGAACGATTTAGTTACCGCAATAAATAATAAAGAGCCTAGAGTGGTAGAAGATTTCTCGTATAATATAAGTTATCCTAAACAAAGTATTTTGCATCATTTAGGCAAAATTGAAGCTTACAAGCGTTTTAAAAAATTAGGTAAATTATCATTACAGTATGATTTTCAAATTAACAGACGTAAAGAATACGATTTAAGAAGAGGTGATTTAGCAGACACTCCTGTAATAGACCTTAGACTATTTACAACTTCTTTACAACCTAATTTACAAATTGATGTATTTGATAACCTAGAAATAAACACGGGTTTTCTTTTACGGTTTCAACAAAACGATGCTATTTCTGGAACTGGTGTAAGCCCTTTAATTCCTGATTTTGAGAAATATGATGCCGGTATTTATGCCACAGCCAATTATAATCTCAATTTATTTAGCGAAATAAGTGCAGGTCTTAGATACGATTTTTCAAGAATTGAAGCTACAAAATGGTATAATACCACAGATTGGGAAGATACTTATAATTACGATGAATTGTTCCCAGAATTTGAATCTGGAACAACAGATAATTCTGAAACACTAACCTATCCGGAGTTTTCGTTTCATAACTTTTCGGCTAACTTAGGTTATAACAGACACTTTAGTAACGATTTTGAGCTGTTTTTTAATTATGGTTTAGCTTCTAGAATGCCTAATCCATCAGAATTATTTAGTGATGGTTTACACCATAGCGCTGCTAGAATTGAAACTGGTAAATTAACCATTGGTAAAGAAATTGCTAATAAGTTTATGCTTTCATTAGAAAGAAATAATCAAAAATTTGGCTTTACCATAAGTCCGTATTTCAATTATATTAATGATTATGTTCAACTTATTCCTGTAGGTATCACTACAACAGTAAGGGGTGCTTTTCCTGTTTGGGAATACAATCAAGTTAATGCCATAATTTTTGGTGTTGATATTGATATTGACAAGAAAATTAATAACACATTAAATTACCAAGGCAGTATAAGTTTATTACAAGGCGATAATTTAACCAATGATATTCCGCTTATACATATGCCATCAACAAATTTCACAAATAGTATATCTTACTATAACAAAGATTTAAACCAACTATCAATTAGTTTAAATCATAAAACTGTATTACAACAAAACAGATATCCTGATTATAATTTTAACACCTATGATGCTACTATTAACGATTACGTTTATGTTGATATTAGCTCTCCCCCATCTGCCTATTCATTATTTGGTTTTAACAGTACCGCAAGCTTTAAAGCTTTTAAAAAAGGAACATTAAAACTAGAATTTAATATTGAAAATATATTCAATACATCGTATAGAGAATACCTTAATAGGCTTCGATATTTTGCCGATGAATTAGGAAGAAACTTTAACTTAAAAATTAAAATAAATTACTAA
- a CDS encoding type 1 periplasmic binding fold superfamily protein — MKTIKLLALFFVSSLVFVSCSSDDDHDDHDHEKELITTVTYTLTNGDDVVTLKFEDLDGEGGTDGTYTVSGNLSANTTYTGSIELLNATENPAEDITEEVEEEGDEHEFFYTSTISDITFTKTDTDEDGNPIGIETTLTTGDAGTGSLTIILKHEPTKPNDGTSTSAGGSTDVSVTFSIEVE; from the coding sequence ATGAAAACTATAAAATTATTAGCCTTATTTTTCGTATCGAGCTTAGTATTTGTAAGCTGTTCAAGCGATGATGACCATGATGATCATGACCACGAAAAAGAACTTATTACTACAGTAACTTACACATTAACAAATGGTGACGATGTTGTTACTTTAAAGTTCGAAGATTTAGATGGTGAAGGTGGCACAGATGGAACTTATACTGTTTCTGGTAACCTATCTGCAAACACAACTTATACGGGATCTATTGAATTATTAAACGCAACCGAAAATCCTGCTGAAGATATTACAGAAGAAGTTGAAGAAGAAGGTGATGAACACGAATTTTTCTATACCTCAACCATTTCAGACATAACTTTTACAAAAACAGATACAGATGAAGATGGAAATCCAATTGGTATTGAAACAACTTTAACAACTGGTGATGCCGGAACAGGTTCTTTAACCATTATTTTAAAACATGAACCTACAAAACCAAATGATGGTACATCAACTAGTGCCGGTGGTAGTACAGATGTATCGGTAACATTTTCTATTGAAGTAGAGTAA
- the folE gene encoding GTP cyclohydrolase I FolE, producing the protein MPYKNLEEYNVEITDHIKERYKSIIKDLGEDTQRDGLLKTPERAAKAMQFLTQGYEQDPVEILKAAMFKESYNEMVIVKDIELYSLCEHHILPFFGKVHIAYIPNGQIVGLSKLPRVVDVFARRLQVQERLTEQILDCINDTLQPQGVAVVIEASHMCMMMRGVQKQNSTTTTSGFRGQFEKIETRNEFLKLIGK; encoded by the coding sequence ATGCCGTACAAAAATTTAGAAGAATACAATGTTGAAATAACAGATCATATAAAAGAGCGTTACAAAAGCATTATTAAAGATTTAGGAGAAGACACTCAACGAGATGGTTTGCTAAAAACCCCCGAACGTGCAGCCAAAGCTATGCAATTTTTAACTCAAGGATATGAACAAGATCCGGTTGAGATTTTAAAAGCAGCCATGTTTAAAGAGTCTTATAATGAAATGGTTATTGTTAAAGATATAGAGTTGTATTCGCTTTGTGAACATCATATCTTGCCTTTTTTTGGTAAGGTACACATTGCTTATATACCTAATGGACAAATTGTAGGCTTAAGTAAATTACCAAGAGTTGTTGATGTTTTTGCAAGACGTTTGCAAGTGCAAGAACGCTTAACAGAACAAATTTTAGATTGTATTAATGATACATTACAGCCTCAAGGTGTAGCTGTGGTAATTGAAGCTTCTCATATGTGTATGATGATGCGAGGTGTACAAAAACAAAACTCTACAACTACAACCTCAGGGTTTAGAGGTCAGTTTGAAAAAATTGAAACCAGAAATGAGTTTTTAAAACTTATAGGAAAGTAG
- a CDS encoding ABC transporter ATP-binding protein, whose protein sequence is MIQAKNIHKYYNNLHVLKGVDIKVEKGEVVSIVGASGAGKTTLLQILGTLDNASKDDPFELNINNTNLSVLSDKELAKFRNHHIGFIFQFHQLLPEFTALENVCLPAFIKGTKKTNAETRAKELLDFLGLSHRYNHKPSELSGGEQQRVAVARALINKPDLIFADEPSGNLDSESAENLHNLFFKLRDEFGQTFVIVTHNEELANMADRKLTMVDGKIVNN, encoded by the coding sequence ATGATTCAAGCAAAAAACATTCATAAATACTACAATAATTTACACGTATTAAAAGGTGTAGATATTAAGGTTGAAAAAGGCGAAGTAGTATCTATTGTTGGAGCTTCTGGAGCTGGTAAAACCACACTTTTACAAATTTTAGGCACTTTAGATAACGCTTCAAAAGATGACCCTTTTGAGTTAAATATTAACAATACAAATTTATCTGTTCTTTCTGATAAAGAATTAGCTAAATTTAGAAATCATCATATAGGTTTCATTTTTCAGTTTCATCAATTATTACCAGAATTTACTGCACTTGAAAATGTTTGTTTACCAGCTTTTATTAAAGGAACTAAAAAAACCAATGCCGAAACTAGAGCTAAAGAATTATTAGATTTTTTAGGCTTATCTCACCGTTACAACCATAAACCTAGTGAGCTATCTGGTGGAGAGCAACAACGTGTAGCGGTAGCAAGAGCTTTAATTAATAAACCCGATTTAATTTTTGCTGATGAGCCTTCTGGTAATTTAGATAGTGAATCTGCTGAAAATCTTCATAATTTATTTTTTAAACTGCGTGATGAATTTGGGCAAACCTTTGTTATTGTTACCCATAATGAAGAACTAGCTAATATGGCAGATAGAAAACTTACAATGGTTGATGGTAAAATAGTAAACAACTAA